One Ignavibacterium album JCM 16511 genomic region harbors:
- a CDS encoding four helix bundle protein has protein sequence MEKNISNPDLRIIWRGGEAQAGSSKPDFNNKVRIALREMRESNYWLRIIKVMLTDIKSIE, from the coding sequence ATGGAAAAAAATATATCAAATCCAGACTTAAGAATTATTTGGCGGGGTGGAGAAGCACAGGCTGGATCTTCAAAGCCTGATTTTAATAACAAGGTACGTATTGCTTTAAGAGAAATGAGGGAATCGAATTATTGGCTTAGAATTATTAAAGTAATGTTAACTGATATAAAATCTATTGAATAA
- a CDS encoding GIY-YIG nuclease family protein, protein MNINFITYVLQSKLDNNFYVGYTTNLKKRLDEHNSGKVKSTSARRPFEVVYYEVCYNQKDALHREKYLKSSYGKKYIKSRLKNYLAGWRSTGWIFKA, encoded by the coding sequence ATGAATATTAATTTTATTACATATGTTTTACAAAGTAAGTTAGATAATAATTTCTACGTTGGGTACACTACGAACCTAAAGAAAAGATTAGATGAACATAATAGTGGTAAAGTTAAATCTACAAGTGCTCGAAGACCTTTTGAAGTTGTTTATTACGAAGTGTGTTATAATCAAAAGGACGCTTTGCATAGAGAAAAATACTTGAAGAGTTCCTATGGAAAAAAATATATCAAATCCAGACTTAAGAATTATTTGGCGGGGTGGAGAAGCACAGGCTGGATCTTCAAAGCCTGA
- a CDS encoding glycosyltransferase family 2 protein, with protein MCDLTVIILTYNEEIHIKRCIESVRDIAKDIFIVDCFSTDKTIEIAESLGAKVFQNKWEGNQAKQFNWALDHLELKSDWVLWLAADEYLLPELKNEILLKIEMLPKNATGITLNRRIIFLNKWIKNGIYPSKILRLFRYKKARCEQRWMDEHIVIFQGETVEFENDFVDHNLNNLSWWITKHNGYAIREAIDLLDIELGLIGNKNNNVKLSPQAESKRKKKIKYANQPLFVRSFLYFLYRYIFKLGFLEGKEGFLWHFLQGWWYRTLVDAIIFEIKMKCGNDKEKIKNYILKEYGIDVSK; from the coding sequence ATGTGTGACCTAACTGTAATCATACTCACCTATAACGAAGAAATACACATTAAACGTTGTATTGAAAGTGTACGAGATATTGCAAAAGACATTTTTATTGTCGATTGCTTTTCTACTGATAAAACAATTGAAATTGCTGAATCATTAGGCGCAAAGGTCTTTCAGAATAAATGGGAAGGTAATCAGGCTAAACAATTTAATTGGGCATTAGATCATCTTGAACTTAAGTCTGATTGGGTTTTATGGTTAGCAGCTGATGAATATTTACTCCCTGAACTAAAGAATGAGATTCTATTAAAAATAGAAATGCTACCTAAAAATGCAACTGGTATTACTTTAAATAGAAGAATTATTTTTTTAAACAAATGGATAAAAAATGGAATTTATCCATCAAAAATTTTACGTCTTTTCAGATATAAAAAAGCGCGCTGTGAGCAAAGGTGGATGGACGAACATATTGTTATCTTCCAAGGTGAAACGGTTGAGTTTGAAAATGATTTTGTTGATCATAACCTAAACAATCTTAGCTGGTGGATAACAAAGCATAATGGTTATGCTATCAGGGAAGCGATTGATTTATTGGATATTGAGCTGGGATTAATTGGAAATAAAAACAATAATGTTAAACTAAGTCCACAAGCAGAGAGCAAGCGTAAGAAAAAAATCAAGTATGCAAACCAACCGTTATTTGTGCGTTCATTTCTTTATTTTCTTTACAGATACATTTTCAAGTTAGGTTTTCTTGAGGGGAAAGAGGGATTTCTCTGGCATTTTTTACAGGGCTGGTGGTACCGCACTCTGGTAGATGCAATCATATTTGAAATAAAAATGAAATGCGGAAATGATAAAGAAAAAATTAAAAATTATATTTTGAAAGAATATGGGATTGATGTAAGTAAATAG
- a CDS encoding transferase codes for MSKNELKVDLSTYKNYLSRKNQIARFIWSVVWGIFARPIPRSLFNSWKLLLLRIFGAKVHKKSVVYSSAKIFMPWNLEMEEYACLGPEVDCYNVGLVKIGKHTTVSQKSYLCTATHDIEKSNNPLVIKSIIIEDQAWIAADVFVGPGVTIGQGAVVGARAAVFKDVEPWTIVGGNPAKFIKNREIKN; via the coding sequence ATGAGTAAAAATGAATTAAAGGTCGATTTATCAACATATAAAAACTATCTAAGCAGGAAAAATCAAATTGCTCGTTTTATCTGGTCAGTTGTTTGGGGAATTTTTGCACGTCCAATTCCAAGGAGTTTATTTAATAGTTGGAAATTACTTTTATTAAGAATATTTGGAGCAAAAGTTCACAAAAAATCGGTAGTTTATTCATCTGCAAAAATCTTTATGCCATGGAATTTGGAGATGGAGGAATATGCCTGCCTGGGTCCGGAAGTAGATTGTTATAATGTAGGATTGGTAAAGATAGGTAAACACACAACTGTTTCACAAAAATCATATTTATGCACTGCAACACATGATATTGAAAAAAGTAACAATCCGTTAGTTATAAAATCTATTATTATTGAAGATCAGGCTTGGATTGCCGCAGATGTTTTTGTTGGACCGGGTGTAACAATAGGACAGGGAGCGGTCGTTGGTGCTCGTGCTGCTGTGTTTAAGGATGTAGAACCATGGACAATAGTTGGGGGAAATCCCGCAAAGTTTATTAAGAACAGAGAAATAAAAAATTAA
- a CDS encoding glycosyltransferase has translation MRICHVISSIDKNSGGTSTYEQLLLNELAKHNNVFLITIKSLSPLPLKEKIQLYFANRSFPYLKAYSNELKNIFNNVECDIFHGNGLWQYPVHKMTSIAIKKNKPYIISPHGMLEPWALNKSKWKKQLSLYLYQYDDLVKANCIHATSIMETRNIRKLGFINPIAVIPNGINLSEFPVKEHSNSKEIRTILFLSRIHPKKGIELLIEALTKIEKSLRRSWQIEIVGNGDVKYIKELQKLIIRYNFTDEIKILSPKFGKEKIAAYHNADLFVLPTYSENFGMVVVEALACGVPVITTKGAPWEELNTHNAGWWIDIGVEPLVQALTEAMKLSDIERKKMGLNGRKLVEENYSIESVAQKMIQLYEWILYKKDKPEFIYE, from the coding sequence ATGAGAATTTGCCATGTCATATCATCTATTGATAAGAATTCAGGCGGGACTTCTACTTACGAACAACTTTTATTAAATGAATTAGCAAAACACAATAATGTGTTTTTAATAACAATTAAATCTCTTAGTCCATTACCTTTAAAGGAAAAAATTCAATTATATTTTGCGAATAGATCCTTTCCTTATCTTAAAGCTTACTCAAATGAACTGAAAAATATTTTTAATAATGTTGAATGCGATATATTTCACGGTAATGGCTTGTGGCAATATCCCGTTCATAAAATGACTTCAATTGCAATAAAAAAAAATAAACCTTATATAATTTCCCCACACGGAATGCTTGAACCATGGGCATTAAATAAAAGTAAATGGAAAAAGCAGTTATCTTTATACCTTTATCAATATGATGATCTTGTGAAAGCAAATTGTATTCACGCAACATCAATAATGGAAACAAGAAATATCCGTAAGTTAGGATTCATTAATCCGATAGCTGTTATTCCAAACGGAATAAATTTATCTGAATTCCCTGTAAAAGAACATTCTAATTCAAAAGAAATTAGAACGATCTTATTTCTTTCAAGGATTCATCCTAAAAAAGGTATTGAGTTGTTAATTGAAGCCTTGACTAAGATAGAAAAATCGTTACGCAGGAGCTGGCAAATAGAAATTGTCGGCAATGGAGATGTTAAATATATTAAAGAACTGCAAAAATTAATCATACGATATAATTTTACTGATGAAATTAAAATATTAAGTCCTAAATTCGGTAAAGAAAAAATTGCTGCTTATCACAATGCAGACTTGTTTGTTCTGCCAACTTACAGTGAGAACTTCGGAATGGTTGTGGTTGAAGCATTAGCTTGCGGTGTGCCTGTAATTACTACAAAAGGCGCACCTTGGGAAGAGTTAAATACACACAATGCAGGGTGGTGGATTGATATTGGTGTAGAACCTCTGGTTCAAGCATTAACTGAAGCAATGAAGCTTTCTGATATTGAAAGAAAAAAAATGGGATTAAACGGAAGAAAACTTGTCGAAGAAAATTATTCGATTGAATCAGTAGCACAGAAAATGATACAACTATACGAGTGGATTTTATACAAAAAAGATAAACCTGAGTTCATCTATGAGTAA
- a CDS encoding glycosyltransferase family 4 protein: protein MKITINIQQPSIPTYRRPFFERLNRMINLHLYYGYDGVPSDLPDNIDKHFYHLRIFDVKIFNIKWHSAQIKAVTRNTDAVILSWDVQYLSLWLALLKGFMLKKPLILWGHGYSKKDSPLKRKIRNFPAYLVKAIILYDFHTADELKKIKGLKNKIFIAPNSLDYCKIQEAKNYWLNNYTTLKQFQVQNRIYETYNIIYIGRIYKENHLEILLKAIKEVSLEIKNIKLIIIGKVNDYVNELKSFAFEMGISDKIKWTDAIYDEYSIAPWMLSSNVFCYPENVGLSLIHAFGYGLPAITNNLYFKHGPEIWALKDGINGLTFRKNDFKDLARQIIRLYKDEDLRKKLSNHALETVKENYNLAKMVDGFLKAINYAIKK from the coding sequence ATGAAAATTACAATAAACATACAGCAGCCATCCATTCCAACTTATCGGAGACCTTTTTTTGAAAGACTTAATCGAATGATTAATTTGCATTTGTATTATGGATATGATGGTGTACCTTCTGATTTACCTGATAATATTGATAAACATTTTTATCATTTAAGAATTTTCGACGTTAAAATTTTTAATATCAAATGGCATTCAGCACAAATAAAAGCAGTAACCAGAAATACGGATGCCGTAATATTATCCTGGGATGTGCAATATTTATCGTTGTGGTTAGCTTTGCTGAAAGGTTTTATGCTTAAAAAGCCGTTGATTCTATGGGGTCATGGATATTCTAAGAAAGATAGCCCTCTAAAAAGAAAAATCAGAAATTTCCCAGCATATTTAGTTAAAGCAATTATACTATATGATTTTCATACTGCCGATGAACTAAAGAAGATCAAAGGGTTAAAAAATAAAATTTTTATTGCTCCAAATTCTCTTGATTATTGCAAAATTCAAGAGGCAAAAAATTATTGGTTGAATAATTATACAACATTAAAACAATTCCAAGTTCAAAATAGGATTTATGAGACCTACAATATTATCTATATAGGTAGAATCTATAAAGAAAATCATTTGGAAATTTTGTTGAAAGCAATTAAAGAAGTTTCTTTAGAAATTAAAAATATCAAACTAATTATAATTGGAAAAGTGAATGATTATGTTAATGAATTGAAATCCTTTGCATTCGAAATGGGAATATCTGATAAAATTAAATGGACAGATGCAATTTATGATGAATATAGTATAGCTCCCTGGATGCTTTCATCAAATGTATTTTGTTATCCCGAAAATGTCGGTCTAAGTTTAATTCACGCTTTTGGTTACGGATTACCTGCGATTACAAACAATTTATATTTTAAGCATGGTCCTGAAATTTGGGCATTAAAAGATGGTATAAATGGTCTAACATTCAGGAAAAATGACTTTAAAGATTTAGCGAGACAAATTATTAGATTATATAAAGATGAAGATTTGAGAAAGAAACTTTCAAATCATGCATTAGAAACGGTAAAAGAAAATTATAATTTGGCTAAAATGGTTGATGGTTTTCTAAAAGCTATAAACTATGCTATAAAAAAATGA
- a CDS encoding O-antigen ligase family protein — protein sequence MNKIRTKQLLFWEKLNNLFIYLMLFGFPIFTLIPVALKTPTTPFSILFRAICVLLIFILMFSPNVNIRDSKTAFNNLIILVFFWIILLTRIIYDFEFTNVTKQENLTLNPTQVYLFAFFLSFLPILIIYKNRTLINVTSLDNWVDYVAFFSGFSILLGLFLNYGLNITKILYERTELAYGAETGFHPINPISIGRSGAILLALNMDKFIIGEKIFSLKFTFSTILGISLLLLGGSRGPLFSLIIIITIILILNRKKLLIKRIFFLIIIIIAISNYLNNFDELSLVKRIEEQNSNPQLMRSEIWYSAIDYFLQSPLIGYSIVDKFGIYPHNIYLEVLMATGVLGGIPFLLILVKTLKKIILYYRQNILRHIIIILLLFLLFTLSSGSLYYTPELWVLISLVLFYPKV from the coding sequence GTGAATAAAATCAGAACTAAACAACTTTTATTTTGGGAAAAATTAAATAATCTTTTTATTTATCTGATGCTATTTGGTTTTCCTATATTTACATTAATTCCAGTCGCGTTAAAAACCCCCACAACACCTTTCTCGATTCTTTTCAGAGCTATTTGCGTTCTATTAATTTTTATTCTGATGTTTTCGCCTAATGTAAATATTCGTGATTCAAAAACTGCTTTTAACAATTTAATTATCTTAGTATTTTTTTGGATTATATTATTAACTAGAATTATTTATGATTTTGAATTTACAAATGTTACAAAACAAGAAAATTTAACACTTAACCCAACTCAAGTTTATCTTTTTGCCTTTTTTTTATCATTCCTTCCGATTTTGATAATTTATAAAAACAGAACTTTAATTAATGTGACTTCCCTTGATAATTGGGTAGATTATGTAGCATTCTTTTCCGGTTTTTCGATTTTATTGGGTCTGTTCCTTAATTATGGGTTGAATATAACAAAGATTTTATATGAAAGAACGGAGTTAGCTTATGGTGCCGAGACAGGTTTTCATCCTATAAATCCAATAAGTATTGGAAGATCTGGGGCCATTCTTTTAGCCCTAAATATGGATAAATTTATCATAGGTGAAAAAATATTTTCATTAAAATTTACATTTTCTACTATCTTGGGTATAAGCCTCTTATTGTTAGGAGGTTCAAGGGGTCCTCTATTCAGCCTAATCATAATTATAACAATAATTTTAATATTAAATAGAAAAAAGCTTTTAATAAAGAGAATCTTTTTTTTAATTATAATAATAATCGCTATCTCTAATTACTTAAATAATTTTGACGAATTAAGCTTAGTAAAAAGAATTGAAGAACAAAATTCAAATCCACAGCTAATGAGATCAGAAATTTGGTATTCAGCTATTGACTATTTTTTGCAAAGCCCTCTAATCGGATACAGTATTGTCGATAAATTCGGAATTTATCCCCATAATATTTATTTAGAAGTCTTAATGGCTACAGGAGTTTTAGGAGGTATACCATTTTTATTAATTTTAGTAAAAACTCTTAAAAAAATAATACTATACTACAGACAAAATATTTTACGTCATATAATTATAATATTATTATTGTTCCTATTATTTACATTATCTTCAGGTAGTTTATATTATACGCCTGAATTATGGGTATTAATTTCATTAGTTTTATTTTACCCAAAAGTTTAA
- a CDS encoding oligosaccharide flippase family protein, giving the protein MSEFLNFNSMNSEKSNNLKQFKFRLLNSKLFNDSFWAIFGNFAGKGLSLLAGIFIAKILGKDIFGEFSIIKGTVISFSMLSTFGLGYSSTKFISEQITDKSSLVTDTIKSVLTITFLFSSIIGAIIYKFSNDIALALLNAPQLNIILKIVSLWIIFNALTTSQIGILSGLGKFRSLAKINILVGFFLFCLSIFLTYFFRLFGAVYALLISQIINFILNSFSIQKSIQGFPKSSKRNLELNFKILKFSIPVTLQELLYGFSTWLTSIIFVQYLDYGQLGLYNAAIQISSIILYIPGILRNVILNHFSKTNSNKSYQILLFKRVIFFNLVVTMIPVLFVIIFGQKITEFYGTSYQGLEILLILSSITTIFASIGNVLTQYYLSIGKNWTIFFFRAYRDIIGLLTFLLIVNYFSLENATKTLLILNLIFQSTFVLLLMINIKKYNCE; this is encoded by the coding sequence TTGAGTGAATTTTTAAATTTTAATTCTATGAATTCTGAAAAATCTAATAACCTTAAGCAATTTAAATTCAGATTATTAAATAGTAAATTATTTAATGATTCCTTTTGGGCAATATTCGGAAATTTTGCTGGGAAAGGACTGTCTCTGTTAGCAGGTATATTCATTGCTAAGATATTAGGTAAAGATATTTTTGGAGAATTTTCAATAATCAAAGGAACAGTGATTTCATTTTCTATGCTATCTACCTTTGGATTAGGTTATAGTTCGACAAAATTCATTTCCGAACAAATAACCGACAAATCTTCATTGGTTACTGATACAATTAAAAGTGTTTTAACAATAACTTTCCTTTTTAGTAGCATTATAGGCGCAATAATATATAAATTTTCCAATGATATCGCTCTAGCCCTATTAAATGCACCACAATTAAATATTATCTTGAAAATAGTATCCTTGTGGATAATCTTTAACGCCCTAACTACTTCTCAAATTGGCATATTATCTGGGTTAGGAAAATTTAGAAGTTTGGCAAAAATAAATATTCTTGTTGGATTCTTTCTTTTTTGTCTATCAATATTTTTAACTTATTTTTTTAGATTATTTGGCGCAGTCTACGCTTTATTAATAAGTCAAATTATTAATTTTATTCTCAATTCATTTTCAATCCAAAAATCAATTCAAGGATTCCCAAAATCTTCGAAACGAAATTTAGAATTGAATTTTAAAATTCTTAAATTTTCAATCCCAGTAACCTTACAAGAGCTCTTATATGGTTTCAGTACATGGTTAACATCGATTATTTTTGTGCAATATCTGGATTATGGGCAATTAGGATTATATAATGCAGCTATTCAAATTAGCTCAATAATATTATACATACCGGGAATACTCAGAAATGTTATTCTAAACCATTTTTCAAAGACAAATTCAAACAAGAGTTATCAAATCTTGCTATTTAAAAGAGTTATATTCTTTAACTTAGTTGTTACAATGATACCAGTATTATTCGTTATAATATTTGGGCAAAAAATAACTGAATTTTATGGTACTAGTTATCAAGGATTAGAAATACTCTTAATCTTATCTTCTATTACCACAATTTTTGCCAGCATTGGGAATGTTCTTACTCAGTATTATTTATCTATTGGTAAAAATTGGACTATTTTTTTCTTTCGCGCATATCGAGATATAATTGGTTTACTTACTTTTTTATTAATTGTTAATTATTTTTCATTGGAGAATGCTACAAAGACTTTACTCATTTTAAATCTAATTTTTCAAAGCACATTTGTATTACTTTTAATGATTAATATTAAAAAGTATAATTGTGAATAA
- a CDS encoding IS110 family transposase, translating to MQQNFYLGIDVSKGYADFIILDENKKVIEDNFQLDDTFDGHNKLYKILSGFLAKYPDSNILAAVESTGGYENNWLKFLSACQSKLQLSVARINPFGVSYNSKATLKRIITDKQSARNVAEYMISHPEKVQYNNQDYYASVRRQWTFIKMLTKQKVQLLNQLESLLYIANPEVLQYCSNKMNLWTLKLLSKYPTAKELAKARLSSVCKIPYITESLANDLINNARKSVASSDDKTTAEVIRALGEQILQLRRLIVLQTKQLQSSCNIAEVELLKSFRGIGTFSAVGLMIEILSVERFSSVKKLASFFGVHPVFKQSGDGLSGFKMSKRGRKQPRQLLFNIARFAIVHNPYIKEIYAIHLQKGMPKMAALGAVMYKILRIVYGMLKHNRQYDPEIDRANRAKHKDYNA from the coding sequence ATGCAACAAAACTTTTATCTCGGTATTGATGTCAGCAAAGGATATGCTGATTTTATCATCCTTGACGAAAATAAAAAAGTTATTGAAGATAATTTTCAGCTTGATGATACCTTTGACGGACACAATAAGTTATACAAAATTCTATCTGGCTTTTTGGCCAAGTATCCCGACTCAAATATCCTTGCAGCAGTTGAATCAACCGGAGGATATGAAAATAACTGGCTTAAGTTTCTTAGCGCTTGTCAGAGTAAACTTCAGCTATCTGTAGCACGAATAAATCCTTTTGGTGTAAGCTACAACAGCAAAGCAACACTAAAGAGGATTATCACTGATAAACAAAGTGCCCGTAATGTTGCTGAGTATATGATAAGTCATCCGGAAAAAGTTCAGTATAACAATCAGGACTATTACGCCTCAGTAAGAAGACAATGGACATTTATCAAGATGCTGACAAAACAGAAAGTCCAACTTCTGAATCAATTGGAATCATTGTTATACATAGCAAATCCTGAAGTTCTACAGTACTGTAGCAACAAAATGAATCTCTGGACATTGAAGTTACTAAGTAAATATCCAACTGCTAAAGAACTTGCCAAAGCAAGATTGTCTTCGGTTTGTAAGATACCTTACATAACAGAATCACTTGCAAATGACTTAATCAACAATGCCAGGAAGTCAGTTGCCTCAAGTGATGACAAAACAACTGCTGAAGTAATAAGAGCTTTGGGAGAACAGATACTTCAGCTAAGAAGACTGATTGTTCTGCAAACAAAACAACTTCAAAGCAGTTGCAATATAGCTGAAGTTGAACTCTTAAAAAGCTTCAGGGGAATAGGAACATTCTCGGCTGTTGGACTTATGATAGAAATTCTTTCTGTTGAAAGATTTTCTTCTGTAAAAAAACTTGCAAGCTTCTTTGGTGTTCACCCTGTATTTAAGCAAAGCGGAGATGGACTATCAGGTTTTAAGATGAGTAAACGAGGAAGAAAACAGCCCAGACAATTATTGTTTAACATTGCTCGTTTTGCTATTGTACATAACCCTTACATAAAAGAAATCTATGCAATACATCTTCAAAAAGGTATGCCTAAGATGGCTGCATTAGGTGCTGTAATGTATAAGATACTAAGAATCGTTTATGGTATGCTTAAACATAACAGACAATATGATCCCGAAATTGACAGAGCAAACAGAGCAAAACATAAAGACTATAATGCTTAA
- a CDS encoding transposase, translated as MKNEKRKFTAEFKVQVLREHLENQVSVAKICEQYNINPNLFYLWKKELFAGALERFSNKKNSNTDQVKLSKLEEKLKDKDSLISEIVEDNLRLKKKLNGGY; from the coding sequence ATGAAAAACGAAAAAAGAAAATTCACAGCAGAATTTAAAGTGCAGGTTTTAAGAGAACACCTTGAAAACCAGGTTTCGGTTGCTAAAATATGTGAGCAGTATAATATCAACCCTAATCTGTTCTATCTCTGGAAGAAAGAGCTATTTGCCGGAGCCCTGGAAAGATTTTCAAATAAGAAAAACAGTAATACTGATCAGGTAAAACTTAGTAAATTGGAAGAAAAACTAAAGGACAAAGATTCTTTGATAAGTGAAATAGTAGAGGATAACTTAAGATTAAAAAAAAAGCTGAATGGGGGGTATTAA
- a CDS encoding DDE-type integrase/transposase/recombinase, with protein sequence MWVEPEIRDSVVKQITYLSFRSGIPVKKLLPIIGLCRVKFYKWVKRSGTANNHNGKIPKTHWLTPDEVKLIEDFAREHYSESDYFLKDGYRRVAYKMLDLNIVAVSPSSVYRILKKAGLLNKWNTEKSNLKATGFKQPDFPHKHWHVDIKYLNFNGTFLFLISVLDGYSRYALHHEVRHTMNEYDVQLTVQNAKEKFPLARPRIISDNGAQFISKEFKQFIKDAEFTHVKTSVNYPQANGKIERYHRTISEECLRIKSPVSFDDFKIYIEDYVNFYNTKRLHASLNYLTPEDYLLGRKEIRITQRELKLEKAELNRASYWKTLEQAA encoded by the coding sequence ATGTGGGTTGAACCAGAAATAAGAGATTCGGTAGTAAAACAGATTACATATCTTTCATTTAGAAGTGGAATACCGGTAAAAAAACTACTGCCAATTATCGGATTATGCAGAGTTAAGTTTTACAAATGGGTAAAAAGATCCGGCACAGCCAATAATCATAACGGAAAGATACCAAAGACTCATTGGTTAACGCCTGATGAAGTAAAGCTAATAGAAGACTTTGCAAGAGAACATTATTCTGAGAGTGATTATTTTCTTAAAGACGGTTACCGCAGAGTTGCTTATAAAATGCTGGACTTAAATATCGTTGCAGTCAGTCCATCCTCTGTTTATCGTATTCTAAAGAAGGCTGGTCTATTAAACAAGTGGAATACTGAGAAAAGCAATCTTAAAGCAACGGGATTTAAGCAACCTGATTTTCCGCATAAACACTGGCACGTGGATATTAAATATTTGAACTTTAACGGAACATTCTTATTCCTTATTTCTGTGCTTGATGGTTACTCACGATATGCACTTCATCACGAGGTAAGGCATACTATGAATGAATATGATGTACAACTTACGGTTCAAAATGCAAAGGAAAAGTTTCCATTAGCCAGACCAAGAATTATATCAGATAATGGAGCTCAGTTTATCTCAAAAGAATTTAAGCAGTTTATTAAAGATGCTGAATTTACTCACGTAAAAACATCGGTTAATTATCCACAGGCTAACGGTAAAATTGAACGCTATCATAGAACAATTAGCGAAGAATGTTTAAGAATAAAATCACCTGTTAGCTTTGATGACTTTAAGATTTATATCGAAGATTACGTAAACTTCTACAACACTAAAAGACTTCACGCTTCACTTAATTATCTAACACCAGAAGATTATCTGTTAGGCAGAAAAGAAATTAGAATTACTCAAAGAGAATTAAAATTAGAAAAAGCTGAACTAAACAGAGCCAGTTATTGGAAAACTTTGGAACAAGCAGCTTAA
- a CDS encoding Wzz/FepE/Etk N-terminal domain-containing protein gives MSELQQNNINQEIEESEDNRTFEEKVRDGYLKIKPYTEIIFNKKKTILAFNLVVLLLSIVFLFLIKKPYFNATVSILPEYGSKSGLMNQLSGLAAIAGINVGEVAPTEIYQNLIKSEQVMSNVIYAKYKTEKFRDSVNLIQYFETESDESNPELKNRKEFLSLYKLLTEAKISTEIDRLTKILSVSVEMPEPQLAADVANKIAESLDLYIRTQRKSFATEQIFYLEKRIKEVSDSLVSAEEALKRFREQNRIVSQSPALLLEQGRLMRNVEILQTVYIELNKQIELAKIEQIRDAPVLNIKEYAKNPVQKAGPRRLSSIIQIMIFSLVLSLVYVIFSERIRKALTLVKSSK, from the coding sequence ATGAGCGAATTACAACAGAATAATATTAATCAGGAAATTGAAGAATCAGAAGATAACCGTACATTTGAGGAAAAAGTGAGAGACGGTTATCTGAAAATTAAACCATATACTGAGATAATTTTTAATAAAAAGAAAACCATCTTAGCTTTTAATTTAGTTGTATTGCTCTTAAGTATTGTTTTTCTGTTTTTAATTAAAAAGCCATACTTCAATGCAACAGTTTCAATACTTCCAGAATATGGAAGTAAAAGCGGACTTATGAATCAACTAAGTGGTTTAGCGGCTATTGCCGGTATAAATGTTGGAGAAGTAGCACCTACAGAGATATATCAGAATCTGATTAAGAGTGAACAGGTTATGAGTAATGTGATTTATGCAAAGTATAAAACAGAAAAGTTTCGTGATTCTGTTAATCTTATTCAGTATTTTGAAACCGAATCCGATGAATCAAATCCTGAATTAAAAAATCGAAAAGAATTTTTGAGTTTGTATAAACTACTCACAGAAGCAAAAATATCTACTGAAATTGACCGTCTTACAAAAATCCTTTCAGTGTCAGTTGAAATGCCTGAACCTCAATTAGCAGCAGATGTAGCAAATAAAATAGCTGAGTCGCTTGATTTATATATACGAACACAAAGAAAATCCTTTGCTACCGAACAGATCTTTTATCTTGAAAAGCGAATTAAGGAAGTGAGTGATTCATTAGTTTCGGCTGAAGAAGCATTGAAACGATTCAGAGAACAGAACAGAATAGTTTCTCAGTCACCTGCACTTTTACTTGAGCAAGGAAGGTTAATGAGGAATGTAGAAATTTTGCAAACTGTTTATATAGAATTGAATAAACAGATTGAATTAGCTAAGATTGAACAAATTAGAGATGCACCTGTACTGAACATTAAAGAGTATGCAAAAAATCCAGTTCAAAAGGCGGGACCAAGACGTTTAAGTTCAATAATTCAGATTATGATTTTCTCCTTAGTACTTAGTTTGGTTTATGTAATCTTTTCCGAGAGAATCAGGAAAGCATTAACACTGGTAAAATCCAGTAAGTAA